In Saccharicrinis fermentans DSM 9555 = JCM 21142, a genomic segment contains:
- a CDS encoding hybrid sensor histidine kinase/response regulator transcription factor, with translation MKHCTILLLLLFVVLSIRAHSKYNFKTITMEDGLPNNSVLCIAQDSIGRMWFGTYDGLCMFDGIRYKSFNYDAKKPETSLPDNQVLALDVDKSGNLWVQLGRGIISRLVNVQKGIFKTYLNLSNGTLEVTGDGDVWVNVNGDYYCFLSERDQFVRAEKPPMEKKGSLQREYLRQRYPHVAFMGGVEVGDNEFWCGSRYKGLFHVVKKHDAGNFYVEHIRHHKDNPFSIASDEAYCSFVDNVGILWVGTKDRGLSKLLPQLSYIQTLSFRQGNRHQLPESPIRAMANDDKNSLWVGTYDKGVFIYNKEEDSFEKVVVKRQFNNDWERIRCIYKSKDGSMWIGSYAGLLKVDINGRQSYFNAEASGQYKLSRIYSMVEDEQGFLWLGGWGGLDKINIRTGAITHVLSTELSDIHIRNLYLDNKKILWIATEFGGINKYNLTTGQIEIIKNTDQQSPLSCNSLFHIIQNRKGDYWISTFSGITVYKPEEKSFEKLQLNLPSDLIYGVLQDKGGNYWINTGKGVVRYNEALTQSRVFDSRDGWVSQQMCEGGFFQSSHGTLFFGGNEGINFFQPHDFVNNEIAPKAFLGFDNQKNNAKSADGDKQINLGYFNEGLHLNIHAFHNLEPSKNKIQYRLWPSDSAWIYVQGSQAKVQRERLKPGEYELQYKMANADGKWGSLLKKKIVVKPPIWFNVYYQLAFMIFFLLGLSILLRLKVRMERYKRRKLEQLVKQRTQQLEDNQKALQKINRELAVSNQSVLEQKNKISKQHGVLLQMHEQLKEVNEMKMQFFSNLAHEFRTPLTLIAGPVEQLLADEHGTDHLLNVLRLIKTQTDVLIQLVNQLLDFKKLEGGYMTLRKESGGLISFCNNIMGGFELEADSKQIALRFISTREEINCYFDHEKIRQILVNLLSNAFKFTHKGGHIVVSLEVDDEENKVVIKVADDGIGIPEAHIQNIFQRFYQAGQSLDLTKPGTGLGLSLCQKMVELHGGNIGVESREGEGCCFIVNFPYEAYEEDKGVALNSSEYKMDQKQKQSALVEDENDNKKCVLVVDDHPDIVWHIKGILENQYMVFTAGNGLEALKLIKHRKVDLILCDWLMPQMDGVMLCEKIKENKRWQQIPFILITALSNESHQIKALQKGADDFISKPFSNRLLLTKVNNLIRREKALLEAFNISKHLQAERQKVPSLEERVSQKIALVINDHLSDANFSPDLLGEKMGWSKMQLYRKVKQATGITPNELIQQFRLQRGRQLLQDGNYRISEVCFMVGFNDPKYFSRCFQKAFRLRPSEFQLQHKQEKERATC, from the coding sequence ATGAAGCACTGTACTATACTCCTTCTTTTGTTATTCGTTGTTTTATCGATTCGAGCCCATTCTAAATATAATTTTAAAACCATCACCATGGAGGATGGTTTGCCTAATAATTCTGTTTTATGCATAGCTCAGGATAGTATTGGGCGGATGTGGTTTGGTACTTATGACGGACTATGTATGTTTGATGGTATTCGTTATAAGTCATTTAATTATGATGCAAAGAAACCAGAAACCTCACTGCCGGACAACCAAGTATTGGCTTTAGATGTAGATAAAAGTGGAAATCTTTGGGTGCAACTTGGTAGAGGAATTATCAGCAGACTGGTAAATGTACAAAAGGGAATTTTTAAGACCTATCTAAACTTATCTAATGGTACATTAGAAGTGACAGGTGATGGAGATGTATGGGTGAATGTGAACGGAGACTATTATTGTTTTCTCAGTGAGCGGGATCAATTTGTTCGCGCTGAAAAGCCCCCCATGGAGAAAAAAGGTTCTTTACAGAGGGAATACTTAAGACAAAGGTATCCTCATGTTGCTTTTATGGGAGGTGTTGAGGTGGGTGATAATGAGTTTTGGTGTGGATCTAGGTATAAAGGCTTGTTTCATGTGGTAAAAAAGCATGATGCAGGTAATTTCTATGTAGAGCATATACGTCATCATAAAGATAATCCCTTTTCTATTGCCAGTGATGAGGCATATTGCTCTTTTGTGGATAATGTAGGTATATTATGGGTAGGAACGAAAGATCGGGGTCTCAGTAAACTTCTGCCTCAATTGTCATATATTCAAACGCTTTCTTTTAGGCAAGGAAATCGCCATCAACTGCCAGAATCTCCTATTAGAGCCATGGCAAATGATGATAAAAATAGTTTGTGGGTGGGTACATACGATAAAGGAGTATTTATTTACAATAAGGAGGAAGACTCATTTGAAAAAGTAGTTGTAAAAAGGCAATTCAATAATGATTGGGAAAGGATTCGTTGTATTTATAAATCCAAAGATGGTAGTATGTGGATTGGCAGTTATGCCGGTTTGTTGAAGGTCGATATCAATGGAAGGCAGTCATATTTCAATGCCGAAGCTTCTGGTCAGTATAAATTATCACGGATTTATAGCATGGTTGAAGATGAACAAGGTTTTCTTTGGTTGGGCGGTTGGGGAGGACTGGATAAAATTAATATCCGTACAGGTGCCATAACACATGTGCTAAGTACGGAGTTAAGTGATATACATATTCGAAATTTGTATTTGGATAATAAGAAAATATTGTGGATTGCTACTGAATTTGGAGGCATCAACAAATACAATCTGACAACAGGTCAGATAGAGATAATCAAGAATACAGATCAACAGTCTCCATTAAGTTGTAATAGTTTATTTCATATCATACAAAATAGAAAGGGGGATTATTGGATTTCTACATTTAGTGGAATTACCGTATATAAACCCGAAGAAAAAAGTTTTGAAAAATTACAGCTTAACCTTCCTTCTGATTTAATTTATGGGGTATTGCAGGATAAAGGTGGTAATTACTGGATTAATACTGGAAAAGGTGTGGTTAGATATAATGAAGCACTAACGCAATCTCGTGTTTTTGACAGTAGAGATGGCTGGGTAAGCCAACAAATGTGTGAGGGTGGTTTTTTTCAGAGTAGCCATGGAACATTGTTTTTTGGTGGTAATGAGGGTATTAATTTTTTTCAGCCCCACGATTTTGTGAACAATGAGATTGCTCCCAAAGCTTTCCTGGGATTTGATAATCAAAAGAATAATGCTAAATCAGCAGACGGCGATAAGCAAATAAACTTAGGCTATTTTAACGAAGGACTGCATTTAAACATACATGCCTTTCATAATTTGGAACCCTCTAAAAATAAAATTCAATACCGTTTGTGGCCCAGCGATTCTGCCTGGATATATGTGCAAGGGAGTCAGGCAAAGGTCCAAAGAGAGAGGCTAAAACCTGGCGAATATGAACTCCAATATAAAATGGCCAACGCCGATGGAAAATGGGGCTCTTTGTTGAAGAAAAAAATTGTAGTAAAGCCACCGATCTGGTTTAATGTATATTATCAATTGGCTTTTATGATTTTCTTTTTGTTAGGCTTGTCTATACTACTGCGTTTAAAAGTGCGTATGGAACGTTATAAGCGCAGAAAACTGGAGCAGCTCGTTAAACAACGTACGCAGCAATTGGAAGATAATCAGAAAGCTTTGCAAAAAATAAATCGAGAGTTAGCTGTTTCTAACCAGAGTGTACTGGAGCAAAAAAATAAAATATCAAAACAACACGGTGTTTTACTTCAAATGCACGAGCAGCTTAAAGAGGTCAATGAAATGAAGATGCAGTTTTTTTCCAATCTAGCACACGAATTTAGAACTCCTTTAACCCTGATTGCTGGTCCGGTGGAACAACTTCTGGCTGATGAGCATGGCACCGATCATCTTCTGAATGTACTTAGACTCATAAAAACACAGACGGATGTATTGATTCAATTGGTGAATCAGTTGTTGGATTTTAAAAAGCTGGAAGGTGGATATATGACATTGAGAAAAGAATCTGGAGGCTTAATATCTTTTTGTAATAATATAATGGGTGGATTTGAATTGGAGGCGGATAGCAAGCAAATCGCCCTGCGTTTTATTTCTACTCGTGAGGAGATCAACTGTTATTTTGATCATGAGAAGATACGGCAGATCTTGGTTAATCTGCTTTCGAATGCATTTAAATTTACACACAAAGGGGGGCATATTGTAGTTAGTCTGGAAGTTGATGATGAAGAGAATAAGGTGGTGATAAAGGTCGCTGATGATGGCATAGGTATACCTGAAGCTCATATTCAGAATATATTTCAACGTTTTTATCAGGCAGGTCAATCCTTAGATTTAACAAAGCCAGGTACGGGTTTAGGACTGTCTCTTTGTCAAAAAATGGTTGAGTTACATGGCGGAAATATAGGTGTAGAAAGTCGAGAGGGTGAGGGGTGCTGTTTTATAGTCAATTTTCCGTATGAGGCTTATGAAGAAGATAAAGGTGTTGCCTTAAATTCATCTGAATATAAAATGGATCAAAAACAAAAGCAAAGTGCTTTGGTAGAGGATGAAAACGATAACAAAAAGTGTGTGTTGGTGGTCGATGATCATCCGGATATTGTGTGGCATATAAAAGGTATTTTGGAGAATCAATACATGGTATTTACAGCCGGGAACGGTTTAGAGGCTTTAAAACTCATAAAGCATAGGAAGGTAGACCTTATATTATGCGATTGGTTGATGCCACAGATGGATGGTGTGATGTTATGCGAAAAAATAAAGGAAAACAAAAGGTGGCAACAAATACCGTTTATTTTGATTACCGCACTTAGTAATGAAAGTCATCAAATTAAAGCTTTACAAAAAGGGGCTGATGATTTTATCAGCAAACCTTTTTCAAACCGTTTGCTATTAACCAAAGTAAATAATTTGATTAGAAGAGAGAAGGCCTTGTTGGAGGCGTTTAATATTTCTAAGCATTTGCAAGCTGAAAGACAAAAAGTGCCCAGTCTGGAAGAACGTGTATCGCAAAAAATAGCTCTGGTAATCAATGATCATTTGTCAGATGCAAATTTCAGTCCTGACCTCTTAGGCGAAAAGATGGGGTGGAGTAAAATGCAGCTTTATCGAAAAGTAAAACAAGCAACAGGTATTACTCCCAATGAATTAATTCAGCAGTTTCGTTTGCAGCGAGGAAGGCAGTTGCTACAAGATGGAAATTATAGAATAAGTGAAGTTTGTTTTATGGTTGGTTTTAATGATCCCAAATACTTTAGTCGTTGTTTTCAAAAGGCTTTTAGATTAAGACCTAGTGAATTTCAGCTACAACATAAACAAGAAAAAGAACGAGCTACATGTTAA
- a CDS encoding DUF1847 domain-containing protein, with protein sequence MTELYTKAFRDIMQVNYDTTSMRSNRVEELMNFAKGAHFKRIGIAHCITFGYEAELLEKYFSKCFDVYTVDCKYGRLQKKDLLGGSGSRILCNPAGQAHFLNQRNTDLNISMGLCVGHDMIFSKASNAFVSNLFDKDFTNNNHPDQAITEIQMKMGL encoded by the coding sequence ATGACGGAATTATATACAAAAGCATTTAGAGACATAATGCAAGTAAATTATGATACAACCAGCATGCGTTCTAATCGTGTGGAGGAGCTTATGAACTTTGCCAAAGGCGCCCATTTTAAACGTATTGGGATAGCGCATTGTATCACATTTGGCTACGAAGCTGAATTGTTAGAAAAGTATTTCTCTAAATGTTTTGACGTGTACACGGTGGATTGTAAATATGGGCGTCTACAAAAAAAAGATCTGTTGGGCGGATCTGGTAGTCGTATTTTATGTAATCCTGCCGGACAAGCGCATTTTTTGAACCAAAGAAATACTGACTTGAATATTTCAATGGGCTTGTGTGTTGGTCACGATATGATATTCAGTAAGGCATCCAATGCCTTTGTAAGTAATTTGTTTGATAAGGATTTTACAAATAACAATCACCCTGATCAGGCAATCACCGAAATTCAAATGAAGATGGGGTTGTAG
- a CDS encoding FAD-dependent oxidoreductase has protein sequence MKYDIVIIGGNPAGGAAASSAKMLHKDKTVLVIRKEEQSLIPCGIPYTFGTLHSVEDNIKSIEPAKNMGIDFLIDEVSAIDSNQKRLHLKSNRFVSYDKLIIATGSTPFIPPIKGIHLEGVVTIRKELEYIQALQSKLNKGKEIVVIGAGFIGVEMSDELVKLGANITLIEAMDSILPLAFDNDMISPAIDVLAKHGVTIRTDTMVDKILGKEGKLSGVQLQSGEVIKADNVILAIGYQPNVSLAKEGGIQIGIYGGIVTDEYLRTSIKDIYAVGDCVEHRDFFTRKQSKLMLASTGASEARIAGMNLYNLRVIRQTKGSIAIFSSSLGDISMGAAGLTEKQANAEGFQIVVGRNEGVDHHPAKLPETSKQKVKLIFSKGSGVVLGAQIIGGQSTGEMINILGLAIQKHMTASELAIMQYGTQPMLTAGPGNYPIVLAAMSAVQQMYV, from the coding sequence ATGAAATACGACATTGTTATAATTGGGGGAAACCCAGCAGGAGGGGCAGCTGCCTCGTCCGCAAAAATGCTTCATAAAGATAAGACGGTATTGGTTATTAGAAAAGAAGAGCAGTCACTGATACCTTGTGGAATACCATATACTTTTGGGACCCTGCATTCTGTAGAAGACAATATTAAAAGTATTGAGCCTGCAAAAAATATGGGAATTGATTTTTTAATTGATGAGGTAAGTGCAATTGATAGTAATCAAAAGCGTTTGCATTTGAAAAGTAATCGTTTTGTAAGTTATGATAAGTTAATTATAGCAACGGGTTCAACACCATTTATACCACCTATTAAGGGGATCCATTTAGAAGGCGTGGTAACAATTCGAAAGGAATTGGAATATATTCAAGCGCTTCAATCAAAATTGAATAAAGGAAAGGAGATTGTTGTCATTGGTGCTGGATTTATTGGTGTGGAGATGAGTGATGAACTCGTGAAACTGGGGGCCAACATTACCTTGATTGAAGCCATGGATTCCATTTTACCTTTGGCTTTTGATAATGATATGATAAGTCCTGCCATAGATGTGTTAGCAAAGCATGGAGTTACCATACGCACCGATACAATGGTGGATAAAATACTTGGAAAAGAGGGCAAGTTATCAGGCGTTCAACTTCAGAGTGGGGAGGTTATAAAGGCTGATAATGTAATTCTGGCCATAGGATATCAGCCCAATGTTTCTTTGGCAAAAGAAGGAGGAATTCAAATTGGAATTTATGGTGGTATTGTCACCGATGAATACCTTAGAACATCTATAAAAGATATCTATGCCGTTGGTGATTGTGTGGAGCATCGAGATTTTTTTACACGGAAACAATCCAAGCTAATGCTTGCTTCTACCGGTGCTTCAGAAGCCAGAATTGCGGGTATGAATCTGTATAATTTAAGAGTGATTAGGCAAACAAAAGGCAGTATTGCCATTTTTTCAAGCTCGTTGGGTGATATTTCAATGGGGGCGGCCGGATTAACAGAAAAGCAAGCGAATGCCGAAGGTTTTCAGATAGTTGTAGGTCGAAATGAGGGCGTTGACCATCATCCTGCTAAACTGCCAGAGACTTCCAAACAAAAGGTGAAACTTATTTTTTCAAAAGGAAGCGGAGTTGTTTTAGGGGCACAGATTATAGGAGGACAGTCAACCGGTGAAATGATTAATATCCTAGGATTAGCCATACAGAAGCATATGACTGCTTCAGAATTGGCTATTATGCAATATGGCACGCAGCCAATGCTTACAGCCGGGCCGGGCAATTATCCTATTGTGTTAGCTGCTATGAGCGCAGTGCAACAAATGTACGTTTAA